The Paramisgurnus dabryanus chromosome 3, PD_genome_1.1, whole genome shotgun sequence genome includes a window with the following:
- the LOC135767336 gene encoding uncharacterized protein produces MLRPLLHLIFAVLVIAGDEIKVRLVGNLGNCFGTVEVNINHTWRTVCGDEWDINKAAVVCEKLDCGRAVIARALFGNESNQPTWLRHVSCDVTESSIGECSEHSNYCSSNSEDAGVMCSASPAFIIGAVIIALVPSLSITIIIILLVRKKRRNQKKQLNSRDAVNMNDMHGVERYDVRDEDDVDDYEKVDVPGDHEDLDSEQDYVDIDQDEPKQASMKSEDSEQDYVNIETEDSEQDYVNLESDHSDQDYVNVDIANNRIRVDQ; encoded by the exons ATGCTGAGACCACTTCTTCACTTGATCTTTG CCGTGCTTGTCATCGCTG GAGATGAAATCAAAGTCAGACTGGTCGGTAATTTGGGCAACTGCTTTGGGACAGTGGAGGTCAATATTAATCACACGTGGAGAACGGTTTGTGGAGATGAATGGGACATTAATAAGGCTGCTGTGGTGTGTGAAAAGCTTGACTGTGGAAGAGCCGTTATTGCCCGTGCTCTGTTTGGGAATGAGAGCAATCAGCCGACTTGGTTGCGTCATGTCAGTTGTGATGTAACTGAGTCTTCTATTGGAGAATGTTCAGAACACTCAAACTATTGTTCTTCTAACAGTGAAGATGCTGGAGTTATGTGTTCAG cttCTCCAGCGTTCATCATAGGTGCTGTGATTATAGCTTTAGTGCCTTCATTATCTATCACAATAATTATTATCCTGTTGGTGAGGAAAAAGCGAAGAAATCAAAAAAAGCAGCTAAACTCCAGAG ATGCCGTAAATATGAATGACATGCACGGTGTTGAAAGATATGACGTGAGGGATGAAGATGATGTTGACGACTATGAAAAAGTTGACGTTCCTGGAGACCATGAGGATCTAGACTCAGAACAAGACTATGTGGATATAGATCAAGATGAGCCTAAACAAGCCAGTATGAAGTCAGAGGATTCAGAACAGGACTATGTGAATATAGAAACAGAAGACTCAGAACAGGACTATGTCAATCTGGAATCGGATCATTCAGACCAAGATTACGTAAATGTGGATATAGCAAATAACAGAATTAGAGTAGATCAATGA